From a region of the Salinispira pacifica genome:
- a CDS encoding tetratricopeptide repeat protein has product MRSENLRKPGSAPFFFLILLVCMLIPAAWDAAAQTVENPAIQAYERARESFQNDRLLEAVRYYQDALSMNPRYTQAYRGLAEAFYFLDEQDEAYRYIMQALSRAPRDSANRALQGRILIALGEIREAEEIFRDILSREPYNRDALMGLGEGALNSGRIIQARSFFNSSLEYHPGDHKILISLAYIHVEQGDPDTAEEYISAAIQADSRNHWVQYHAAEFYYMTGDLRRAEAHARLSMDLQEGFPPALELLSRIQLARNDYEAALESIGRMQIEDLRNNSLILYTKALAEYNSGRPEDALRTLAALLREYPEDEAARLLLESIIMFQDSFDSPRRGRFAEYHFTRAGEYIQRNRYDSALYHFQRGLNLAPFSPSGRRAYAEFFKEKGDYQRYLQQLEFLRDQLGITDTAVSDDLEIFQDLLRDSVARNWDIDQFTMQRNTIRLAVFYDPLVRTRHDRLGYLFSRHLMNRLYSSFRVEFIDPGNTGSLEFEPVESRSSSQAFRLAREEDADMYVVLSVFEDDESIHTRATLHLANTGRIVGEFSVLRSGNTRLKDNVLQLNRELLQAIPLEGRLMERQFERGLVNIGAHDGLEGGEEFLILKAGSVEYAPREGSFLYDEDDIAGYGRITRVDFLLSEMEMETEGFFDRINSGDIVIPAPDSDSQEGTEDQETTSQAGRQNDTDTGSNIQSPGGISGLGMSIYQRIRSIR; this is encoded by the coding sequence ATGAGGAGTGAAAATCTCCGGAAACCCGGATCAGCCCCATTCTTTTTCCTCATTCTTCTTGTATGTATGTTGATACCTGCGGCCTGGGATGCAGCGGCCCAGACTGTGGAAAACCCCGCCATCCAGGCGTATGAACGGGCACGGGAATCCTTTCAGAACGACCGGCTGCTTGAGGCGGTGCGCTATTACCAGGATGCACTGAGCATGAATCCCCGCTATACCCAGGCATACCGGGGCCTTGCCGAGGCATTTTACTTTCTGGACGAACAGGATGAAGCGTACCGATATATCATGCAGGCACTTTCCCGGGCTCCCCGGGACAGCGCCAACCGTGCTCTTCAGGGCCGCATCTTAATTGCTCTGGGAGAGATCAGGGAGGCTGAGGAAATTTTCCGGGATATTCTCTCCCGAGAACCCTACAATCGGGACGCCCTCATGGGGCTTGGAGAGGGAGCTCTCAATTCCGGACGGATTATTCAGGCAAGAAGTTTTTTCAACAGCAGTCTGGAGTATCATCCCGGAGATCATAAAATCCTGATCAGTCTTGCATATATTCATGTTGAACAGGGCGATCCCGATACCGCCGAGGAATATATTTCCGCAGCCATTCAGGCTGACAGCAGAAACCACTGGGTTCAGTATCACGCTGCGGAATTTTATTATATGACAGGTGATTTGAGACGGGCTGAAGCCCATGCCCGGCTGTCAATGGATTTGCAGGAAGGGTTCCCCCCGGCTCTGGAGCTCCTTAGCCGTATTCAGCTGGCCCGCAACGATTATGAGGCGGCGCTGGAAAGCATCGGCAGGATGCAGATTGAAGATCTGCGGAACAACAGCCTCATCCTCTACACCAAAGCCCTGGCGGAATACAACTCAGGCCGGCCGGAAGATGCATTGAGAACTCTTGCCGCACTTCTCAGGGAGTATCCGGAGGATGAAGCTGCCAGGCTTCTGCTTGAATCAATCATCATGTTTCAGGATTCCTTCGATTCCCCCCGCCGAGGGCGCTTCGCAGAGTATCATTTCACCCGGGCCGGCGAATACATTCAGCGCAACCGTTACGACTCGGCCCTCTACCATTTCCAGCGTGGATTGAATCTTGCGCCCTTTTCCCCTTCCGGGCGGCGGGCCTATGCGGAATTTTTCAAGGAGAAGGGGGATTACCAGAGGTATCTTCAGCAGCTTGAATTTCTCAGGGACCAGCTTGGGATAACCGACACCGCCGTCTCGGACGATCTGGAAATCTTCCAGGATCTGCTCCGGGATTCAGTTGCCAGAAATTGGGATATTGACCAGTTCACCATGCAGCGGAATACCATCAGGCTGGCAGTGTTTTATGATCCATTGGTGAGAACACGTCATGACCGGCTGGGCTATCTCTTCAGCCGCCATCTCATGAATCGACTGTACTCCAGTTTCAGGGTAGAATTCATCGATCCGGGCAACACCGGATCACTGGAGTTCGAACCTGTGGAATCCAGATCCTCCAGCCAGGCATTCAGATTGGCTCGTGAAGAAGATGCTGATATGTATGTCGTTCTTTCGGTTTTTGAAGATGATGAGAGTATTCATACCCGCGCAACCCTCCATCTTGCAAATACCGGAAGAATTGTGGGAGAGTTTTCTGTACTCCGCAGCGGCAACACCCGGCTGAAGGATAATGTGCTTCAGCTGAATCGTGAGCTGCTCCAGGCGATTCCCCTGGAGGGCCGGCTGATGGAACGTCAGTTTGAAAGAGGGCTGGTGAATATCGGTGCCCACGACGGGTTGGAAGGCGGGGAGGAGTTCCTTATTCTGAAAGCCGGTTCGGTGGAGTACGCCCCGAGGGAAGGGAGTTTTCTCTACGATGAAGATGACATCGCCGGTTACGGACGGATTACCCGGGTGGATTTTCTGCTCAGCGAAATGGAAATGGAGACTGAAGGTTTTTTCGACCGGATCAACAGCGGAGATATTGTAATTCCTGCCCCGGACTCTGATTCGCAGGAGGGCACGGAGGACCAGGAAACCACTTCCCAGGCCGGACGGCAAAATGATACAGACACGGGATCGAATATCCAAAGCCCAGGGGGAATCAGCGGTCTGGGGATGAGTATCTATCAGCGTATCAGAAGCATACGCTGA
- a CDS encoding hemolysin family protein — protein sequence MKTFLSRLFRQSEDEEEPSFKSLNLEEKDMIRGVVELSDTNVKEIMVPRIDVVSLSSELHQDPLFQKIIESGHSRFPVYQETIDNVTGILYVKDLLSNLAQNKEIQLQKLSRNAYFVPESMKLDALLREMKRRRVHIAVVVDEYGGMSGIVCMEDILEEIIGDIQDEFDNEREDVIKIGEGVYLCDARVNIDDLDEELGINLPFDDFDTLGGYVFDLFGKIPVKFEKVEKDNCTFIIQEMDGHKIRSIKLIIRPGGEVNEE from the coding sequence ATGAAGACGTTCCTTTCCCGACTGTTCCGACAGAGTGAAGATGAGGAAGAACCGTCGTTTAAATCACTGAACCTTGAAGAGAAGGATATGATCCGGGGGGTAGTGGAACTCTCGGATACAAATGTGAAAGAGATTATGGTTCCCAGAATTGATGTGGTGAGTTTATCCTCAGAACTTCACCAGGACCCCCTCTTTCAAAAGATCATCGAGTCGGGACATTCCCGCTTTCCCGTGTATCAGGAAACAATTGATAACGTAACCGGTATACTTTACGTGAAAGATCTTCTCAGCAACCTTGCCCAGAATAAGGAAATTCAGCTCCAGAAGCTGAGCCGAAATGCATATTTTGTTCCCGAGAGCATGAAACTGGATGCCCTGCTGCGTGAAATGAAGAGGCGCCGGGTTCATATAGCCGTTGTGGTGGATGAATACGGAGGCATGAGCGGAATCGTGTGCATGGAAGATATCCTTGAAGAGATCATAGGTGACATTCAGGATGAGTTCGATAATGAACGGGAAGATGTCATTAAAATCGGTGAGGGGGTGTATCTCTGCGATGCCCGGGTGAACATCGACGATCTTGATGAGGAATTGGGTATTAACCTTCCCTTCGATGATTTTGATACGCTGGGCGGATATGTCTTTGACCTCTTTGGAAAAATCCCGGTGAAATTTGAAAAAGTAGAGAAAGATAATTGTACCTTCATTATTCAGGAAATGGACGGACATAAAATCCGGAGCATCAAGCTTATTATTCGCCCCGGTGGAGAGGTGAATGAGGAGTGA
- the ybeY gene encoding rRNA maturation RNase YbeY, with protein sequence MNNPESHEIDVMCVRVSEPSWIPALVRFSRRVLEVLEYSTWSLSVVLCDDEYIRQLNREYRGKDSATDVLSFPQDDSNSEGGNPEADGGEPFYAGDIVISLNTLAENARYFSVNEEEELKRLLIHGILHLAGWDHSDNSPEQEMLQLQERILQGLSEEKIY encoded by the coding sequence ATGAACAATCCCGAATCCCATGAGATCGATGTGATGTGCGTCCGTGTCTCTGAACCTTCCTGGATCCCGGCACTTGTACGTTTTTCCCGAAGAGTTCTTGAAGTGCTTGAGTATTCCACCTGGAGCCTTTCGGTGGTGCTCTGCGACGATGAATACATCAGGCAGCTGAATCGGGAATACCGGGGGAAGGATTCTGCCACAGATGTACTCAGTTTTCCCCAGGATGACAGCAATTCGGAGGGGGGAAATCCGGAAGCAGACGGCGGCGAACCGTTTTACGCCGGTGATATTGTGATTTCCCTGAATACTTTGGCTGAAAATGCCCGCTACTTCTCGGTAAATGAAGAAGAAGAATTGAAGCGACTGCTTATTCACGGTATTCTACACCTTGCAGGCTGGGATCATAGCGATAACTCACCTGAACAGGAAATGCTTCAACTACAGGAGAGAATCCTACAAGGACTCTCAGAGGAGAAAATTTACTGA
- a CDS encoding PhoH family protein: MTNTANIDFKDSREFADICGVNDKNLHIIERLLGHQVFSRGGTQLAVQVEDQKKISLFRQLISELVQHRNQGQTIKPSLIESVFSSLTENPQRIQELRNKSIDIPQGFSRIFPRSYNQSVFLDALNQNDLIFGVGPAGTGKTFLAVAHALAQVLNHQKRRLILTRPVVEAGESLGFLPGDLSQKLNPYLKPLYDAMDSLVPGEIINRLELNRVIEIAPLAYMRGRSLKDSYIILDEAQNTTREQMKMFLTRLGEGTTAVITGDITQIDLPKHGSSGLIHATKILKEVDGIHFSYFQSRDVVRSALVKKIIAAYENE, translated from the coding sequence TTGACCAACACTGCCAACATCGATTTTAAGGACAGCCGGGAGTTCGCTGATATCTGCGGTGTGAATGATAAAAATCTGCATATTATCGAACGGCTTTTGGGCCACCAGGTGTTCAGTCGGGGCGGCACCCAGCTTGCGGTTCAGGTGGAAGACCAGAAAAAGATTTCGCTTTTTCGCCAGCTGATTTCCGAGCTGGTACAGCATCGAAATCAGGGGCAGACCATCAAACCTTCCCTGATCGAATCTGTGTTCTCATCCCTCACGGAGAATCCACAGCGGATCCAGGAGTTGAGGAATAAATCCATAGATATTCCCCAGGGATTTTCCCGGATTTTTCCAAGATCGTATAATCAGAGCGTATTTCTTGACGCCCTGAACCAGAATGATCTCATTTTCGGTGTAGGTCCCGCGGGAACCGGAAAGACCTTTCTTGCGGTTGCCCATGCTCTGGCTCAGGTATTAAATCATCAAAAACGGAGACTCATACTCACACGGCCCGTGGTTGAGGCGGGTGAAAGTCTTGGGTTTCTTCCGGGGGATCTGTCACAGAAGCTCAATCCGTATCTCAAACCCCTTTATGATGCCATGGATTCGCTGGTCCCCGGGGAAATTATCAACCGTCTGGAGCTGAACCGGGTGATCGAAATCGCACCCCTGGCATATATGAGAGGCCGGAGTCTGAAGGACTCTTATATCATTCTGGATGAAGCCCAGAACACCACCCGTGAACAGATGAAGATGTTTCTCACCAGGCTTGGGGAGGGCACCACTGCGGTAATCACCGGAGATATCACCCAGATCGATCTGCCGAAACACGGCAGCTCGGGTCTTATTCATGCAACCAAAATTCTGAAGGAAGTTGACGGCATCCATTTCAGCTATTTTCAGTCCAGAGATGTGGTGCGCAGTGCCCTGGTAAAGAAAATTATCGCAGCATATGAAAATGAATAA
- a CDS encoding LPS-assembly protein LptD, which translates to MTNFRRTIISVLLMLAAAPALWTQSSSSVTDFSSYSYEQLVEIAIENGLPFSGNRVVLEARLESLLAREEVQRTVIPESAASSSSVEQADTGSYVKRNGGNELELLGNVIIRVEDDAYSVVHRISADRIIFNDDLGQLSARGNVDYLMVGPNREDKFQGEDLLFILDDNETLFMDGGGETSSESDSEAAEIARQLGRDSQLTYRYSGEFITRNQDNVIILDRGVITSSASPSPYYRLRFKKLWILSPGEWGIEGARLLVGNIPVLALPFMYLPGNDVLFHPVVRYEGIRGYGINTTTYIVGKREAGDSPFSFLQMANEMESSGQSRMGLFLQPDDSPVPDTWAHDNLDMMKLFADVYSIRGVTLGMAVQRNSESGIEFDALTVLALTRELYRREDGSITAFYPESEIPVSSWHVSRFMDITLPFRYILDLSGELQSSWGRVSLGLPIYSDPYISDEFQTRSERMPWENILFGGSSETESGFTRSSMDWNLRFSLTPSMPVGIQPLISSLRLSNISTNVEFSTEELPGEQPGERTEASMARQDALNSPVLEQFVPSRVQFPSGALALSGTLLQLPGADTARSPRVNGSEEIPDDESSREESPEGRFPELLPPGAFPQDPPGEGDEKTEAVASLPGSVIPSESEGMAGSISDEFLVPRIDGEAVPGFSNNPAGEYRLSYSLSNNHFLALLMEEEDDSENETEDNGDNSNRSYYNFQNSLNASLTQSMGLVQSLGSLQSVIRYSNVYRRNYGFSGNYQEELQQSLQESALDQSRQNLTFSQTSGIKPLALLYTPVSLGISHNLSLKLWSRDVFPDGSFEDTAFSWDRENISGHKIDLNLSVPELIAAEDHQLSVSYQLPPLDQDLSLRYGLQAQGFNLGLGWGAAWKEDVWEYDNLTGSMSLSSIDWITPSVEIEVNGTEGRLEKTALEFSDVFDFYDAEFLLEYREQLELNQNRTAWIESGEFLFTPSRLNQNISVPLEAKGPEGAEFRLDSRLAWNHDFVKFTQSRADFQLSISYYLPEFMLLRISSKSSNSRVYRYFEGYSSRLGLERRSLFRDLLWSVNVFDNSRREAAFFNLDSYSAELLHDLGDWMLRLEYEWVPRQVTGDDGLKKIEIDNTLSFFLQWLPISELKNELDLTINSDEVILDY; encoded by the coding sequence ATGACGAACTTCCGCCGTACCATCATTTCTGTGCTCCTCATGCTCGCTGCAGCACCTGCGCTGTGGACACAAAGCAGCTCTTCTGTCACCGATTTTTCTTCCTACAGCTATGAACAGCTGGTTGAAATCGCCATAGAGAACGGTCTTCCTTTTTCGGGAAACCGGGTGGTGCTTGAAGCCCGCCTTGAATCCCTGTTAGCCCGGGAAGAAGTACAGAGAACGGTTATTCCCGAATCCGCCGCGTCATCCTCCAGTGTGGAGCAGGCGGATACCGGATCGTATGTGAAACGCAACGGAGGCAATGAGCTTGAGCTTCTGGGTAACGTGATCATAAGGGTTGAGGATGATGCATACAGCGTGGTGCACAGAATCTCTGCTGACAGAATCATTTTCAACGATGATCTGGGACAGCTGTCTGCCAGGGGAAACGTGGACTATCTCATGGTGGGTCCCAACCGGGAGGATAAATTTCAGGGCGAGGATCTGCTTTTCATCCTGGACGATAATGAGACCCTTTTCATGGACGGGGGTGGTGAAACCAGCAGCGAAAGTGACAGCGAAGCGGCGGAAATTGCCCGTCAGCTAGGCCGTGACAGTCAGCTCACCTACCGCTACAGCGGAGAGTTTATAACCCGGAATCAGGACAATGTAATTATTCTCGACCGGGGGGTGATTACCTCATCTGCTTCTCCTTCTCCATACTACCGTCTCAGGTTTAAAAAGCTTTGGATTCTATCGCCGGGCGAATGGGGAATAGAAGGTGCACGCCTTCTGGTTGGGAACATCCCCGTTCTGGCTCTGCCGTTTATGTATTTACCGGGAAATGACGTGCTTTTCCATCCGGTTGTGCGGTACGAAGGCATACGGGGTTACGGCATTAACACTACCACCTATATTGTAGGAAAGCGTGAAGCAGGAGACAGTCCGTTTTCCTTCCTTCAAATGGCAAACGAAATGGAATCCTCAGGCCAGTCGAGAATGGGGCTTTTCCTTCAGCCCGATGACAGTCCCGTCCCCGACACCTGGGCTCATGATAATCTGGACATGATGAAGCTGTTCGCAGATGTGTACAGTATCCGGGGGGTTACCCTGGGCATGGCCGTCCAAAGGAACTCCGAGTCAGGGATCGAATTTGATGCTCTGACGGTACTGGCTCTCACCCGGGAACTCTACCGCCGTGAGGACGGCAGCATAACGGCTTTTTATCCGGAAAGTGAAATCCCCGTATCCAGCTGGCATGTTTCCCGGTTTATGGATATTACCCTGCCGTTCCGCTATATTCTGGATCTCAGCGGAGAGCTTCAAAGCAGCTGGGGCAGAGTCAGTCTGGGGCTTCCCATCTATTCGGACCCCTATATCAGTGATGAATTCCAGACCCGGAGCGAACGGATGCCCTGGGAGAATATTCTCTTCGGCGGCAGTTCCGAAACCGAATCGGGGTTCACCCGCTCATCCATGGACTGGAATCTCCGGTTCAGCCTGACTCCCTCCATGCCCGTGGGTATCCAGCCCCTGATCAGCTCCCTCCGTCTGAGCAATATCAGCACCAATGTGGAGTTCTCCACCGAAGAGCTGCCCGGAGAACAGCCCGGAGAACGGACCGAAGCATCCATGGCCCGGCAGGATGCCCTGAACAGCCCTGTTCTCGAGCAATTTGTCCCTTCCAGGGTGCAGTTCCCCTCGGGGGCTCTGGCCCTCAGCGGAACTCTGCTGCAGCTGCCCGGCGCAGACACCGCCCGGAGCCCAAGGGTAAACGGCAGTGAGGAGATACCAGACGATGAATCCTCCCGGGAAGAAAGCCCGGAGGGCCGGTTTCCTGAACTGCTCCCTCCGGGGGCATTTCCCCAGGACCCGCCTGGAGAAGGTGACGAGAAAACCGAAGCTGTGGCATCACTTCCCGGATCCGTCATCCCATCGGAATCGGAGGGCATGGCCGGTTCCATTTCAGATGAATTCCTTGTTCCCAGGATCGATGGAGAAGCGGTCCCCGGCTTTTCCAATAATCCGGCGGGAGAATATCGGCTCAGTTATTCCCTTTCAAACAATCACTTCCTGGCGCTGCTCATGGAAGAAGAGGATGATTCGGAAAATGAGACAGAGGATAACGGCGATAACTCAAACCGCTCATACTACAATTTCCAGAACTCGCTGAATGCCTCGCTGACTCAATCGATGGGTCTTGTTCAGTCCCTGGGATCACTCCAGAGTGTCATCCGTTACAGCAACGTATACAGGAGAAACTACGGATTTTCCGGAAACTATCAGGAAGAGCTGCAGCAAAGTCTTCAGGAAAGTGCTCTGGATCAAAGCCGTCAGAATTTGACCTTTAGCCAGACCAGCGGCATCAAACCCCTGGCTCTCCTGTATACACCGGTCAGTCTGGGAATAAGCCACAACCTATCTCTGAAACTCTGGTCCAGGGATGTTTTCCCCGACGGTTCCTTTGAGGACACAGCATTCAGCTGGGACAGAGAGAATATTTCAGGACATAAAATCGATCTGAACCTGAGCGTCCCTGAACTTATTGCCGCAGAAGATCATCAGCTCAGCGTAAGCTACCAGCTGCCTCCGCTTGACCAGGATCTGTCCTTGAGATATGGTCTGCAGGCTCAGGGATTTAATCTCGGCCTCGGCTGGGGGGCGGCATGGAAAGAAGATGTCTGGGAGTACGATAATCTCACGGGCAGTATGTCCCTGAGCAGCATAGATTGGATCACACCTTCTGTGGAAATTGAAGTCAACGGGACGGAAGGGCGGCTGGAGAAAACGGCGCTGGAATTCTCCGATGTTTTTGATTTTTACGATGCAGAGTTTCTGTTGGAATACCGGGAGCAACTCGAACTTAATCAAAACCGGACTGCATGGATTGAAAGCGGAGAGTTTTTGTTTACCCCTTCCCGTCTTAATCAGAATATCTCTGTTCCATTGGAAGCAAAGGGTCCCGAAGGCGCCGAATTCCGCCTTGACAGCCGGCTGGCCTGGAATCATGACTTTGTGAAGTTCACCCAGTCAAGAGCAGATTTCCAATTAAGTATTTCATATTATCTGCCGGAATTCATGCTGCTCAGGATCAGCAGTAAAAGCAGTAATTCCCGGGTTTACCGCTATTTCGAAGGCTACAGTTCCCGTCTGGGGCTGGAGCGGCGTTCCCTGTTCCGGGATCTTTTGTGGAGTGTGAACGTATTCGATAATTCCCGGCGGGAAGCGGCATTTTTCAATCTGGACTCCTATTCGGCGGAGCTGCTGCATGATCTGGGAGACTGGATGTTGAGGCTGGAGTATGAATGGGTGCCCCGACAGGTTACCGGAGATGACGGGTTAAAGAAAATAGAGATTGACAATACTCTGAGTTTCTTTCTGCAGTGGCTGCCCATATCCGAGTTGAAGAATGAACTGGATCTCACCATCAATTCCGATGAAGTGATCCTTGATTATTGA
- the uvrA gene encoding excinuclease ABC subunit UvrA codes for MSNIIIKGARVHNLKNIDLELPRDRLIVISGLSGSGKSSLAFDTVFAEGQRRYVESLSAYARQFLGRMDKPDVDYIEGLSPAISIEQKTTNRNPRSTVGTITEIYDYLRLLFARIGIPHDPVSGEVIEKQSVDQIIEKVLEQPEESKLMVLAPVIRGRKGEHKKVLEDAKRAGFVRARIDGEVLQLEDDISLDKKKKHDIDVVIDRLINRVDNRARIAEAIEQALELASGLMKLYVNDGEREYELSFSEHLFYPNSTVSFPELEPRLFSFNNPFGACPGCSGLGTTKEFDFDKIIPDPSLSFDERGFAPYNPDSNWARSKFQALADHFGFRLDEPISRIPSSVMDAILHGTKDEIEFHYVNKNQTGHFEYRGRFEGIVRDLERRYRESSSAGIREWLEGFMTMSRCVQCGGKRLRPEALAVRIQGQGIYEISEMSVRDALVFFRQLELHGSQKAIASQILKEILDRLSFMESVGLEYLSLNRTAGTLSGGEAQRIRLATQIGSQLVGVLYVLDEPSIGLHQRDNERLIHTLEHLRDLGNTLIVVEHDEQTLRTADYIVDLGPGAGVHGGHVVAAGPLQTILDSSGSLTGQYLRGDIFLTPREERRPGKEEWIEILGASEHNLQNIDVRFPQGAFTVITGVSGSGKSTLMSDILYPRIANSLNRSHHNEGEADEVKGLGNLDKIINIDQSPIGRTPRSNPATYVGLFTPIRDLFARLPESRARGYKPGRFSFNVKGGRCENCEGAGTNKIEMHFLPDVYVTCDVCKGKRFNRETLEIQYKGKSIHDVLEMTIEEAADFFSSIPAVHRKLDTLLSVGLGYLKLGQSALTLSGGEAQRVKLSLELSKRSTGKTLYILDEPTTGLHFADVQLLMNVIQRLVDKGNTVILIEHNLDVISQADWIVDLGPEGGDKGGNVVAMGTPEHIMTVEESHTGRFLEDHYRNHPAAALNAAVNSPEE; via the coding sequence ATGAGCAATATAATCATCAAAGGCGCCAGGGTTCATAATCTGAAAAATATCGATCTTGAACTTCCCCGGGATCGCCTCATTGTAATCTCCGGACTCAGCGGGAGCGGAAAGAGCAGTCTCGCATTTGATACCGTATTTGCCGAGGGGCAGCGCAGATACGTTGAATCCCTGTCGGCGTATGCACGGCAGTTTCTGGGGAGAATGGATAAGCCTGACGTTGATTATATTGAAGGCTTAAGCCCTGCGATCTCCATCGAACAGAAAACCACCAATAGAAATCCCCGGTCAACCGTAGGGACCATCACTGAGATTTATGATTATCTGCGCCTGCTTTTTGCACGGATCGGCATCCCCCATGATCCGGTAAGCGGTGAAGTTATCGAAAAGCAGAGTGTGGATCAGATCATTGAGAAGGTACTGGAACAGCCCGAGGAATCAAAGCTCATGGTTCTTGCTCCGGTTATCCGCGGCAGAAAGGGTGAGCATAAAAAGGTTCTGGAAGATGCAAAACGCGCAGGGTTTGTCCGGGCCCGAATCGATGGTGAAGTGCTCCAGCTTGAAGACGACATCTCTCTGGACAAAAAAAAGAAACACGACATAGATGTGGTTATCGACCGATTGATTAACCGGGTTGATAACCGTGCCAGGATTGCCGAGGCCATTGAACAGGCCCTCGAACTGGCTTCCGGCCTGATGAAGCTCTATGTGAATGACGGGGAACGGGAATATGAACTCTCATTCAGCGAGCATCTGTTTTATCCCAACAGCACCGTATCTTTTCCGGAACTGGAACCCAGGCTGTTTTCCTTCAACAATCCGTTTGGCGCCTGTCCGGGCTGCTCCGGCCTGGGAACCACCAAGGAATTTGATTTCGATAAAATTATCCCCGACCCTTCGCTTTCATTTGATGAACGGGGTTTTGCTCCCTATAACCCCGATTCAAACTGGGCGCGAAGTAAATTCCAGGCATTGGCGGATCATTTCGGTTTCAGACTGGATGAACCCATCAGCCGGATCCCCTCATCGGTGATGGATGCCATCCTCCACGGAACCAAAGATGAAATTGAGTTCCATTATGTGAATAAAAATCAGACGGGGCATTTTGAATACCGGGGTCGTTTTGAAGGGATTGTGCGAGATCTGGAACGCCGGTACCGGGAAAGCAGTTCCGCAGGAATCCGGGAATGGCTGGAAGGCTTCATGACCATGAGCCGCTGTGTCCAGTGCGGCGGGAAACGTCTCAGGCCCGAAGCACTGGCGGTGCGCATCCAGGGGCAGGGCATATATGAAATCAGCGAGATGTCCGTACGGGACGCCCTGGTGTTCTTCCGGCAGCTTGAACTTCACGGGTCCCAGAAGGCGATTGCCTCACAAATTCTCAAGGAAATACTGGACCGCCTGAGCTTCATGGAGAGTGTAGGCCTTGAGTACCTTTCCCTGAACCGTACTGCCGGCACCCTCAGCGGCGGAGAGGCTCAACGGATCCGCCTTGCGACCCAGATCGGCAGCCAGCTGGTGGGTGTGCTCTATGTGCTTGACGAACCGAGTATCGGACTGCATCAGCGGGATAACGAACGGCTCATCCACACACTGGAACATCTGCGGGATCTGGGAAATACGCTGATAGTGGTGGAACATGACGAGCAGACTCTGAGAACCGCCGACTACATTGTGGACCTTGGTCCCGGAGCGGGAGTTCACGGCGGGCACGTGGTGGCTGCCGGTCCCCTGCAGACCATACTGGATTCATCCGGAAGTCTTACCGGCCAGTACCTGCGGGGGGATATTTTTCTCACCCCCAGGGAGGAGCGGCGGCCCGGAAAGGAAGAGTGGATAGAAATTCTGGGTGCCAGCGAGCACAATCTTCAGAATATTGATGTACGCTTTCCCCAGGGGGCATTTACGGTAATTACCGGTGTTTCGGGCTCGGGGAAGAGTACGCTGATGTCCGATATTCTGTATCCCCGGATTGCAAACAGCCTGAATAGAAGCCATCACAATGAAGGGGAGGCTGATGAGGTCAAGGGCCTGGGGAACCTGGATAAAATCATCAACATCGACCAGAGCCCCATAGGGCGCACCCCCCGTTCCAATCCTGCAACCTATGTGGGTTTGTTCACGCCCATCCGTGACCTGTTTGCCCGGCTGCCCGAATCCAGAGCCCGGGGATATAAACCCGGCCGCTTCAGTTTCAACGTAAAAGGCGGGCGCTGCGAAAACTGCGAAGGCGCGGGAACCAACAAAATTGAGATGCATTTTCTCCCGGATGTGTATGTGACCTGCGATGTATGCAAGGGGAAACGGTTTAACCGGGAAACCCTTGAAATCCAGTACAAAGGCAAATCCATCCACGATGTTCTTGAGATGACCATCGAGGAAGCAGCCGATTTTTTCAGCAGCATTCCCGCGGTACACCGCAAGCTGGATACCCTCCTTTCGGTGGGGCTGGGATATCTGAAGCTTGGTCAGTCGGCTCTGACCCTGTCCGGAGGTGAAGCCCAGCGGGTGAAACTTTCCCTGGAACTGTCGAAGCGAAGTACGGGCAAAACCCTCTATATTCTGGATGAACCCACAACCGGGCTTCATTTTGCGGACGTTCAGCTGTTAATGAATGTGATCCAACGCTTGGTGGATAAGGGAAATACGGTTATCCTGATTGAACACAATCTTGATGTTATATCCCAGGCTGACTGGATTGTGGATCTGGGCCCCGAAGGGGGAGACAAGGGGGGCAATGTGGTTGCAATGGGCACGCCCGAGCATATCATGACCGTTGAAGAGTCTCACACCGGAAGATTCCTGGAGGATCATTACCGGAACCATCCTGCAGCAGCCCTGAATGCAGCTGTAAACAGTCCGGAGGAATGA